Sequence from the Flavobacterium sp. J372 genome:
TGTTGTCATGACTTACTCAATTTTGCCATTAGCTTTTGTAAAATTAGGTGGGCTTTGTTTGAATTTGAAATTGAATTTCTGTGATCTTGTGAACGAGTTTCAAATTCATTTTCGTGCATTTTAAAATATGAAAGTAACTCAATTGGTGATATACCCGCTAATCTTAGAATTGGAATAACTTCCTCTAAAATCTTGTCAATTTCTTGAGGTGAATTTGCATTTTTTAATTGCTCAAAATATTTATTTATAATATCATTCTTCATATTAAGAAAATTAGATAAGTAAAACTAATAAAAAAAAGTATATTAAGTTTTTAATATAAGTTCAACTATGAATAAACGGGATAATCCTATCTTTGCACCAACAACAACACAACACATTTTATGACCAATGCTACCAGCGGGCGCTATAGCCAGAGGGGTGTTTCTGCCGCGAAGGAAGACGTACACAACGCCATCAAGAATATAGACAAAGGCCTGTTCCCGAAGGCTTTCTGCAAAATTGTACCTGACTACCTTACCGGAGATGATAACTACTGCCTCATTATGCATGCCGACGGTGCCGGCACCAAGTCGTCACTCGCATATATGTACTGGAAGGAAACCGGTGATATCTCGGTGTGGAAAGGCATTGCGCAGGATGCCCTTATCATGAATATAGACGACCTGCTTTGCGTAGGCGCCGTTGATAATATTATGCTGTCGAGTACCATCGGGCGGAACAAGAATTTAGTTCCGGGTGAAGTGATTTCTGCCATTATCAACGGGACAGAAGAACTTATCGATGAGCTGAAATCGTTCGGCGTAACCATACATTCCACCGGCGGCGAGACTGCCGATGTGGGCGACCTCGTCCGCACCATAATCGTCGACAGCACAGTTACCGCCCGTATGAAACGGAGCGATGTAATTGACAATGCCAACATACGTCCGGGCGATGTTATTGTAGGGCTGGCCTCCTTCGGGCAGGCAAGCTACGAGAAGCAATACAACGGCGGTATGGGCAGCAACGGACTCACTTCAGCGCGCCATGATGTTTTCGGCAAAGGCCTCGCACAAAAATACCCTGAAAGCTATGATGCGGCTGTCCCGGCTGAACTTGTCTATTCAGGCAATACCGGACTAACCGACACTGTTGAAGGCTCACCGCTTGATGCCGGCCAGCTGGTACTTTCGCCAACACGCACCTATGCGCCCATCATCAAAAAGATATTAGAGAAGTATACTCCACAAGATATCCACGGCATGGTACACTGCAGTGGCGGCGCCCAAACCAAAGTGCTGCATTTTGCAGATAACGTACATGTGGTGAAAGACAACCTGTTTCCCGTTCCGCCTCTTTTCAGGCTCATACAGGAGCAAAGCGGCACCGACTGGAAAGAGATGTACCAAGTGTTTAATTGCGGGCACAGGATGGAGCTGTACGTGCCTGAAGCAATATCGCAGGATATTATTGCCATCTCGCAATCATTCAATGTTGATGCGCAGGTTGTGGGCAGGGTTAGCCCCCTAACCCCCGAAGGGGGAATCACAAAAAAGCTCACGATTAAAAGTGAGTACGGGGTGTTTGAGTATTAAGCCATCGGGTTAGGTGTGTATTCTTTAATTTCTTTTGTCTTGAAACAAAAGAAACAAAAATTCAAGCCTGACTGTTTTCCACTCAAAATCTACGTCAGGATTTTGCCGCCGCAACCCGAGCCGTTCGCTGCTGCGCGCTCACTCGCGGATTGCTTTCCTTTGGCCAACGCTTAATCCTTTCCTTGATTTTTACGTGAAAAACAGTAGGGCGGGAACAGCTTCACTCGTATTCTAAAAACTTTGCAGCTTAACGCCTTTCTAGAAATTCTCTGCGTATCTTTGTGTTTCTCCGTAAATCTCTGTGAAACAACAACACATGACTTCAAAACGTACCTTCCTCAACGGCCAGTGGCGCAAGCTGGTAATGATAAATTACGCCATCGACCCGAAAATTCTGGAGCCATATGTGCCTTTCAACACCAGCATAGACTTGTGGAATGACACCTGCTACGTAAGCCTTGTCGGTTTTATGTTTGTTGATGTGAGCGTGCTTAAGCTGCGCATACCGTGGCACATCAATTTTGAGGAAGTGAACCTGCGTTTTTACGTCAAGTACGGCAATGACATTGCGTACAAGCGCGGCGTGGTGTTCATTAAAGAGATTGTACCAAGGCCGGCACTGAGTTTTGTTGCGAATACCCTTTACGGCGAAAACTACGAAACCATGCCTATGCGCCACAGTTGGGTTGAAGGCGATGATTCGCTCACCGTAGAATACGGCTGGAAGAAAGGGGAGTGGAACAGCCTTAAAGTTGTGGCAGATAAGACGCCTGTCGATATCAAGCCCTACAGCGAAGAGGAATTTATCACCGAGCATTTCTGGGGATATACAAAGCTGAGTAAATTCCGGACATCAGAGTATGAAGTGGCTCACCCGCGTTGGCAGATTTACCCCATAAAAGATTATGAAGTAGATGTAGATTTCGGAAAAGTTTACGGTAATGATTTCGCTTTCCTGAAAGATGAAAAGCCGGTATCGGTCTACCTTGCAGAAGGCAGCG
This genomic interval carries:
- a CDS encoding AIR synthase related protein, which translates into the protein MTNATSGRYSQRGVSAAKEDVHNAIKNIDKGLFPKAFCKIVPDYLTGDDNYCLIMHADGAGTKSSLAYMYWKETGDISVWKGIAQDALIMNIDDLLCVGAVDNIMLSSTIGRNKNLVPGEVISAIINGTEELIDELKSFGVTIHSTGGETADVGDLVRTIIVDSTVTARMKRSDVIDNANIRPGDVIVGLASFGQASYEKQYNGGMGSNGLTSARHDVFGKGLAQKYPESYDAAVPAELVYSGNTGLTDTVEGSPLDAGQLVLSPTRTYAPIIKKILEKYTPQDIHGMVHCSGGAQTKVLHFADNVHVVKDNLFPVPPLFRLIQEQSGTDWKEMYQVFNCGHRMELYVPEAISQDIIAISQSFNVDAQVVGRVSPLTPEGGITKKLTIKSEYGVFEY
- a CDS encoding YqjF family protein, which translates into the protein MTSKRTFLNGQWRKLVMINYAIDPKILEPYVPFNTSIDLWNDTCYVSLVGFMFVDVSVLKLRIPWHINFEEVNLRFYVKYGNDIAYKRGVVFIKEIVPRPALSFVANTLYGENYETMPMRHSWVEGDDSLTVEYGWKKGEWNSLKVVADKTPVDIKPYSEEEFITEHFWGYTKLSKFRTSEYEVAHPRWQIYPIKDYEVDVDFGKVYGNDFAFLKDEKPVSVYLAEGSEIQVKQGARIK